The Hordeum vulgare subsp. vulgare chromosome 4H, MorexV3_pseudomolecules_assembly, whole genome shotgun sequence genomic interval tagcaaatcttgaatggctaagtaggctttgctcagcttctaatgttagcgttgctagttgcaggtgccttgtctcatgtgataacatgagttgatatcattatcttagttttgttatttaattaatgcacctatatacttggtaaataacggaaggcctagccttttgccgggtgttttgttccgttattgccgccatagttaccggctaccggtgtttgattccataatgatcgctcctaacacgttcgggttgttatgggggacccccttgataaatcgcgtagagttaagacttgttcggcaggacccaaccttggtgttaatgtgctaatcacttaataataatctgcatagggaatgatcaccccgaggatctttaatcaacaacccgggccagtgctcctcatgagtgttggtccaatctagagtcgtgtgcggggccaacccggggcaactcgggagatgtctatcaggccactgtacgctgttctcatccggcatgtcctgagactgagatacgcggctcttatcagggtcgtcgacacgttgggaggtcctgctagtcttgtcttaccttagcgatatatcttgcgtataggaatcccggtgaagctttggttctccccagagttgaggtcttcctctaaggaatccgacgagatcacgagattcgtgatagaggattactttgcggcccgtgaccgtttgtgatggactagttggagcacccctgtaggaattaatctttcggaaagccgtgcccgcggttatgtggcagcttggaatatttgttaacatccggttatagataactcaaacataatctaataaaattgccaactgtgtgcgtaaccgtgactgtccccttcgaagatctctcttcgaacgggaacacggtggggttatgattgacgtaagtaggtgttcaggatcacttagtgatcagttaatcatcgaccgctagtatagaccaccttcatacttgttctatgtaagttagccaccatactgcttaggatgttgcaacctaaatactccaccttccttacctaataacttgactagttctggcaccgaggtcatagattgctgagtccacgtggctcacagattccttcacaacaccaacaggttcaggtacccccgagacaggtgatcccgacggcacgcagctggcgtggcagtacgatgaggagaacgaccgcctgtacgtgaactatccagaagattgaggcgtggtcatggtcgtgggcaagcatgcagggtagcatagtcatttctcatgttttatagtccatagcggaactaccttgtttggatgcgtgatgtaactctgatatatttatgagatggcagttgaatcccttattgtcattcttctattattatgtatgtgctatgttaccgtgcttgcgaaaagcTTAGATGcgattctttccaattcggggcctcgttccccaaatcggaaaggaccgcatcttagtctttACACGCGTCGTCATCATGCCCCTCCTTCACTGGAGTCGGGCAAAACTTGTTGTAGTAGACAGTCATGAAGACATCGTGCTAAGGCCCTATaggacaagcacaatataaccgcCACCATTGAAGAGAACCGTATATAGAAAGAATCAAACTTGTAGAcacacgcacacgcacgcgcGCACGAGAGAACAATGTCCGTATCCACGTGGATCCACCGAAGAGAAACGTTGATCGAATCCTACAATATCCGCCGGGGAAAAATCTTCACACGCCCTCCGACGACGTTAGAAGCACCACCGAAATGAGGGCTAGGCGAGGAAAACTTTATTCCATCTTCAGAGAGGCAACATCGCCTCGTCTCTCTGAGGAGGACATAAACCCTAAAAAACTCAGAAAAGCATTCAAAAAAAGCCCTTCCACGGACAAGGGTCGGGATCCACCACACATCTATGGCTCTAAGGCCAAACAAGACGAGGCAGACCATCGGTCGTGTCGACGGGAGGTAGGAGAACACTAGCGATGGTTGGGTGCAATGGGTACGAGGGAGGCGCCAAAGCGCTCGAAGGTTTCTCGAAGAAAAAAATATCCACACAAATTAGGAAGCATAATTCCAACCCAAACCGCTGGACTTTTTTCCCCGAAAGAGAGGCAAAAGATCTGCCTCGTCAATTAATTAAGCAGGATATATTTGGTTTATTCATAGTGAACCCCAAGATCTCCAATTTCCAGTTTTCTGTCGGCACTACATATCCTTTTGAAGGAATTGCGACAAGCATGCATGGGACCATTTTTCAATTAGTGACAGACTTAGAGTGAACTACTTCCCTTGTCAGGGCTTCCCAAAAGGGCCCCCATCCCATCCATCCTTGCAAGTCAATCAATAACTTAATAGTTGTTCCTACATCCAAATCCAAACACCTGGACAAACACCAAGCTGAAGCCTGGTTGGTTGGACCAAACTACTGAAACTAGCTAGGAAAACCACCTCTGGTAGGTGTGAGTACCTGTTACCATCTGCAACAGGATTCCTCCAGGCGCCCCACagtttcagccacatagcaaacCTGGCCAGACTTTGGATCTCAGTCTTCTCTGCAATTTGTTGAATTGGGTTTGCTTCCTGTGAATATCGACTCAATTTGGTGGCAATACACCTTTcttacaatcttcatctggtTGAAAAATGTTGTTCAAACTTTTGACCGGTTCGATTCGACGCCGAAAACCCGGACAAATTACGCAAAGAACGGCCCCAGATCAAATCAAAAGAAGAAGGGAAGTGCGCAAAGGTTAAGCAAAGTACGCGAGGTGCATGGAATAGTATGCAAGTTCTCTTGCTTCACTcctccccttcccttcccctcccctccctttGAAAAATTCTATCTTCGCTGCTCCTCCAAGAAACCACACCATGCAAATACGCAGGTCTTCTCTCTCGCTCCatcttctcatgcatgcatgatcatggccaccatgagatgCCTCAGGCCGGGCGGCGCTCGCCGCCGGCAGTGCCCTCTCCTCGccgccttctgctcctcgctcgTCGACGGGCTCGCGCACCTGGAGGCCACGCTGTCCGCCGAAGATGATGACGGCGGAGGCGGGTCGGCGGTGTCCATGAGGTGGTGCGCCGACGCCATGCGCCTCGTGAGGCGGATGCAGCGGGACCTGCTGGCCGTCTTCAGGAGCGCCGACGCGCCGGTGACCGTCGACGCAGGCTCCTGCGCCGGCGAGGACTGGCTGGAGCAGTACATGCAGGAGACGGCGGCGCTGCTGGACTTCTGCAACGCGTTCAAGTCCGCCGTGTCCCGGATGCACCGGTACTGCATGGTGGTGGACTTCGCCGCGCAGGTGGGCTGCGCCGGCGCCGGAGGTATCGCCGCCTCGCTCGTCGCCGAGAGCACCGCGCCGTCCTCTCCGGCCGCCACCGTCCGCGGTAATCTGTCGGACGTGAAGGCAGTGGTGAGCGAGGCGGAGCGGCTGGGGGGAAAGATCATCTCCAGCTCCGGCGGCAGCGGCAGCATGGTCCTCGTCACGCTCGTCGCCAAGATCACAATGGCCGTCGTGGCCACCTCCGTGCTCCACGCGCTCACCCACGCCTCACCCCCTTCCCTCCTCGAGGACGACGTCGGCGTCGGCGGCGCGCACCAGCGCAGCAGCACGCTCGCCCGCGCCGCGGTCCCAGAGCAGCTGCGTCCGTGGCGCGAGTCGCTGTCGGCGATCAACGAACGGGTGGCGGCGCTGCCGGCGAGCATCGCGGAGCACGAGAGTGTCGTGACGGCGGTGAGGGACATGATCGGCGGCAGGACGGAAGGATCAGAGGATCATGCGGAGCTGCTGAGGACGAGGTCTGGCGAGCTCCGGGAGGGGGTGGAGATGTTCGACTGTGTTCTTGATCAAGTCTTTGACGAGGTGATCAGGGGCAGGAATGAGATGCTGGGGATCTTCAGAGACAAGGTCCTTACATAACTGAAATGGGGTGAATTTTAATTACCTCTGGATTTCAATCTCGTGTAAAAATTTGGTGATGTTTGTAATGTTGGATTTGCTGATCCTAAATTGTTAATTGATCAATCAACTGAattttcttcatcttttttccttctttataaagggtgTAGAAGTTGTTGTAGCGTGTGGTTTTTATGTGTTTGCGTTTTAATTTGCTTTGTAACTTTGTATTGACAGTGTCATGAGACCGACCAATAAAGCAAGTGACATTTCATTTATTCTTCCATGAGTTAAATATAGTTTCAAGCCTTCAACCAGCAAGAG includes:
- the LOC123447912 gene encoding protein BPS1, chloroplastic-like; the encoded protein is MIMATMRCLRPGGARRRQCPLLAAFCSSLVDGLAHLEATLSAEDDDGGGGSAVSMRWCADAMRLVRRMQRDLLAVFRSADAPVTVDAGSCAGEDWLEQYMQETAALLDFCNAFKSAVSRMHRYCMVVDFAAQVGCAGAGGIAASLVAESTAPSSPAATVRGNLSDVKAVVSEAERLGGKIISSSGGSGSMVLVTLVAKITMAVVATSVLHALTHASPPSLLEDDVGVGGAHQRSSTLARAAVPEQLRPWRESLSAINERVAALPASIAEHESVVTAVRDMIGGRTEGSEDHAELLRTRSGELREGVEMFDCVLDQVFDEVIRGRNEMLGIFRDKVLT